A region of Streptomyces sp. R44 DNA encodes the following proteins:
- a CDS encoding cation acetate symporter — protein MTGTHQTLALVLFSVFVAVTLGITTWVSRHRHGSAEEFYAGGRLFSPLENGFAIAGDYMSAASFLGISGLIALYGYDGMLYSVGFLVAWLVVLLLVAELVRNCGRFTLADVVAARMAERPVRIAAGTSSVAVSVLYLVAQMVGAGSLVALLLGGSSEAARSWTVIGVGALMVIYVSLGGMRATTWIQIVKAVLLMAGTIALTVLVLLRFHGDVNSLLSTAAERSGHGLGFLAPGLRYGGDWTARLDFISLGLALVLGTAGLPHILSRFYTVPTARAARRSVVWSIGLIGSFYLMTIVLGFGAAALIGPDEVRASNASGNTAVPLLALDLGGGAGSTGGTVLFAIVAAVAFATILAVVAGITLASSASVAHDLYASLRRRHAKQYSEVAVARVAAAGIGATAIGLGLLARDLNVAFLVGLAFAVAASANLPVLLYSLFWRKFTTRGAVWSVYGGLIPAVLLVLLSPVVSGSPESLFPGVDFHLFPLQNPGAVSIPLGFLAGWIGTVTSPEPPDEARHAETEVRALTGAGAV, from the coding sequence GTGACCGGAACCCACCAGACCCTGGCGCTCGTGCTGTTCAGCGTGTTCGTCGCCGTGACCCTGGGGATCACCACCTGGGTGAGCCGGCACCGGCACGGATCGGCAGAGGAGTTCTACGCCGGCGGGAGGCTGTTCTCGCCGCTGGAGAACGGGTTCGCCATCGCCGGGGACTACATGTCCGCCGCCTCGTTCCTCGGTATCTCCGGGCTGATCGCGCTCTACGGCTACGACGGCATGCTGTACTCCGTCGGCTTCCTCGTCGCCTGGCTGGTCGTGCTCCTGCTGGTCGCCGAACTGGTCCGCAACTGCGGGCGGTTCACGCTGGCCGACGTCGTCGCCGCGCGGATGGCCGAGCGCCCGGTACGGATCGCCGCCGGAACGTCCTCGGTGGCCGTCTCCGTGCTGTACCTCGTGGCCCAGATGGTGGGTGCCGGGAGCCTGGTGGCGCTGCTGCTCGGCGGTTCCAGCGAGGCGGCGCGTTCGTGGACGGTGATCGGCGTGGGCGCGCTGATGGTGATCTACGTGTCGCTCGGCGGCATGCGGGCCACCACCTGGATCCAGATCGTCAAGGCGGTCCTGCTCATGGCGGGCACGATCGCGCTCACCGTCCTCGTGCTGCTCCGCTTCCACGGCGATGTGAACAGCCTGCTCTCCACAGCGGCCGAACGCAGCGGGCACGGCCTGGGCTTCCTCGCCCCCGGGCTGCGCTACGGCGGGGACTGGACGGCCCGCCTCGACTTCATCAGCCTCGGCCTCGCCCTCGTCCTGGGCACCGCGGGACTGCCGCACATCCTGTCGCGCTTCTACACCGTGCCGACCGCCCGCGCCGCCCGTCGCTCCGTCGTCTGGTCCATCGGGCTCATCGGCAGCTTCTATCTGATGACGATCGTGCTCGGCTTCGGCGCCGCCGCGCTGATCGGCCCCGACGAGGTCCGCGCGTCCAACGCCTCCGGCAATACCGCCGTGCCGCTGCTCGCCCTCGACCTCGGCGGTGGCGCGGGCTCCACCGGCGGCACGGTGCTCTTCGCGATCGTCGCCGCCGTCGCCTTCGCGACCATCCTCGCCGTCGTCGCGGGGATCACGCTGGCCTCCTCGGCCTCCGTCGCCCACGACCTGTACGCCTCACTGCGCCGCCGGCACGCGAAGCAGTACAGCGAGGTCGCGGTGGCCCGGGTCGCCGCCGCGGGGATCGGCGCGACCGCCATCGGCCTCGGGCTGCTCGCCCGCGACCTCAACGTGGCCTTCCTCGTCGGTCTGGCCTTCGCCGTCGCGGCCTCCGCGAACCTGCCGGTGCTGCTCTACTCACTGTTCTGGCGGAAGTTCACCACCCGGGGCGCGGTCTGGTCGGTGTACGGCGGTCTGATCCCCGCCGTGCTGCTCGTCCTGCTCTCCCCGGTCGTCTCCGGGAGCCCCGAATCGCTGTTCCCGGGCGTCGACTTCCACCTCTTTCCGCTGCAGAACCCGGGGGCGGTCTCCATCCCGCTCGGCTTCCTGGCCGGATGGATCGGTACGGTCACCTCGCCCGAGCCGCCCGACGAGGCCCGGCACGCGGAGACCGAGGTCCGGGCCCTGACGGGCGCGGGCGCCGTCTGA
- a CDS encoding response regulator, whose protein sequence is MIDVLVVDDDERVARINAAYVAKVPGFRVVATAHSTAEALAALDGLPVDLILLDHYLPDENGLAAVRELRARGHQCDVIMVTAARDVATVQSAMRHGALQYLVKPFNFAGLRAKLEAYATLRRTLESGGEAEQAEVDRIFGVLSAGTVAPDLPKGHSPTTAELVRQVLLAAGGPLSAQEIAERAGVSRQTAQRYLKLLERTGRVRLSLRYGETGRPEHRYAWASSQAGG, encoded by the coding sequence ATGATCGACGTACTCGTGGTGGACGACGACGAGCGGGTGGCACGGATCAACGCCGCCTACGTCGCCAAGGTGCCCGGCTTCCGGGTCGTCGCCACCGCCCACTCGACCGCCGAGGCGCTCGCCGCCCTGGACGGCCTGCCGGTGGACCTGATCCTCCTGGACCACTACCTGCCCGACGAGAACGGGCTCGCGGCGGTACGCGAACTCCGCGCGCGCGGCCACCAGTGCGACGTGATCATGGTGACGGCGGCCCGAGACGTGGCCACCGTGCAGTCGGCGATGCGGCACGGCGCGCTCCAGTACCTGGTCAAGCCGTTCAACTTCGCCGGGCTCCGCGCCAAGCTGGAGGCCTACGCGACGCTCCGCCGCACCCTGGAGAGCGGCGGAGAGGCGGAACAGGCCGAGGTGGACCGGATCTTCGGCGTCCTGTCGGCGGGCACCGTCGCCCCCGACCTGCCCAAGGGCCACTCCCCCACCACGGCCGAACTGGTCCGGCAGGTACTGCTCGCGGCCGGCGGCCCCCTGTCCGCGCAGGAGATCGCCGAGCGGGCCGGCGTCAGCCGCCAGACCGCACAGCGCTACCTCAAGCTCCTGGAACGCACCGGCCGGGTCCGCCTCTCCCTCCGGTACGGCGAGACGGGCCGCCCCGAGCACCGGTACGCCTGGGCGAGCTCCCAGGCCGGCGGCTGA
- a CDS encoding sensor histidine kinase yields MAHKPSWRSWPSREALTRVGVPRGRIVLDHTMIAGFSVLVVTGCYTSGAFDGWYAPLPPLGFGLCLVAAIRYHHTTLENRLAASLGLLAVITLCGLGAYAAGAPTPATVLWIIVSVMAMERLPLPAGLATVAVLVAGFVEADETGILGAGVTTAAVLLAGYSLRLDAEARGAGFQLLAQERLAREAEAASAALAERARIAREIHDVLAHSLSAQMVHLEVARLQIEAGADHAEILKLVTSARSMAREGLAETRHALSALRGEMAPVEDYLRELAREDRAEVDVTGERRDLPAEASQAVRRVAQEALTNVRKHAPGARTRIRFAYGRDEISLEIRDSGPPRTDGGLGVGEELGSSGSGYGLLGMRERAELLGGSLDAGPEGAGFTVRLRVPA; encoded by the coding sequence GTGGCGCACAAGCCCTCCTGGCGTTCCTGGCCCTCGCGGGAGGCGCTCACCCGCGTCGGTGTGCCCCGCGGGCGGATCGTTCTCGACCACACCATGATCGCGGGCTTCAGCGTCCTGGTGGTGACCGGCTGTTACACCTCGGGAGCGTTCGACGGCTGGTACGCGCCTTTGCCTCCGCTGGGCTTCGGGCTCTGTCTGGTGGCGGCGATCCGGTATCACCACACGACCCTGGAGAACCGCCTGGCGGCCTCACTGGGACTGCTCGCGGTGATCACTCTCTGCGGCCTGGGAGCCTATGCGGCAGGTGCCCCGACGCCCGCGACGGTGCTCTGGATCATCGTCTCGGTCATGGCGATGGAACGGCTCCCGCTCCCCGCGGGGCTGGCCACCGTGGCGGTGCTCGTGGCCGGCTTCGTGGAGGCCGACGAGACCGGGATCCTCGGGGCCGGTGTCACCACGGCGGCCGTGCTGCTCGCCGGCTACTCGCTCCGGCTGGACGCCGAGGCGCGGGGTGCCGGGTTCCAGCTGCTCGCGCAGGAGCGGCTCGCGCGGGAGGCGGAGGCCGCATCGGCGGCGCTCGCCGAGCGGGCCAGGATCGCCCGGGAGATACATGACGTCCTCGCCCACAGTCTCTCCGCCCAGATGGTGCACCTGGAGGTCGCACGGCTTCAGATCGAGGCCGGGGCGGACCATGCGGAGATCCTCAAGCTCGTGACCTCGGCCCGTTCGATGGCCAGAGAGGGGCTCGCCGAGACCCGGCACGCGCTCTCGGCCCTGCGCGGGGAGATGGCACCGGTCGAGGACTACCTGCGGGAGCTGGCGAGGGAGGACCGAGCCGAGGTCGATGTCACCGGCGAGCGACGGGACCTGCCCGCCGAGGCCTCGCAGGCCGTGCGGCGGGTCGCGCAGGAGGCGCTCACCAATGTCCGCAAGCACGCCCCGGGGGCCCGCACCAGGATCCGGTTCGCCTATGGGAGGGACGAGATCTCCCTGGAGATACGCGACTCCGGGCCACCCCGGACGGACGGAGGCCTCGGGGTGGGGGAGGAGCTCGGGTCCTCGGGCTCCGGGTACGGGCTGCTCGGCATGAGAGAGCGGGCCGAACTGCTCGGCGGCAGCCTGGACGCGGGGCCCGAGGGCGCCGGGTTCACGGTGCGGCTGCGGGTGCCGGCATGA
- a CDS encoding DUF485 domain-containing protein, with product MDNQEGRDAAAMAVDDPWYDATASGWGEERTAGAPEEPGDGRPGAVPRQRVHSAAEIYLEVQRSPAFQEVRGRYRRFVFPATLAFLLWYLAYVVAATAAPELMARPVAGVVNVAMVAGLGQFLSTFLLTWAYARHARLRRDRAALELRWDTQEMTRGVVQP from the coding sequence GTGGACAATCAGGAGGGGCGCGACGCCGCGGCGATGGCGGTCGACGACCCCTGGTACGACGCGACGGCCTCCGGCTGGGGCGAGGAGAGGACGGCCGGGGCGCCCGAGGAGCCCGGTGACGGCCGCCCCGGAGCGGTGCCGCGACAGCGGGTCCACAGCGCGGCGGAGATCTATCTGGAAGTCCAGCGGAGCCCCGCCTTCCAGGAAGTGCGCGGTCGCTACCGCCGGTTCGTCTTCCCGGCCACCCTGGCGTTCCTCCTCTGGTACCTCGCCTATGTCGTGGCGGCGACCGCCGCGCCCGAACTCATGGCCCGGCCGGTGGCCGGGGTGGTGAACGTGGCGATGGTCGCGGGCCTCGGGCAGTTCCTCAGCACCTTCCTGCTGACCTGGGCGTACGCGCGTCACGCGCGGCTGCGCAGGGACCGGGCCGCGCTGGAACTGCGCTGGGACACGCAGGAGATGACCCGAGGGGTGGTGCAGCCGTGA